CAGCGTATTCGTCAACCCGACCCAGTTCGGGCCCAACGAAGACTTCACCCGCTACCCGCGCACCCCCGAAGCCGACACTACCGGGCTGGAGCAGGCCGGCTGTGAAGTGCTGTGGCTGCCTACGGTCGAGTCGATGTACCCGTTCGGGGTCGAGCTGGCCGCCAGCGTGAACGTGCCGGGCATCTCCAGCCTGCTCGAAGGCGCGCACCGGCCGGGCCACTTCGACGGCGTCTGCACGGTGGTCTCGCGCCTGTTCAACCAGGTCCAGCCCGACGTGGCCGCGTTCGGCAAGAAGGATTACCAGCAGCTGGCAGTGATCCGCCAGATGGTCGAAGACCTGGCCTTCCCGATCCAGATCGTCGGCGGCGACATCGTCCGTGAAACCGACGGCCTGGCGATGAGCTCGCGCAACCAGTACCTCAATGCCGAACAGCGCCCGGTCTCGACCACCATCCACCAGGTGCTGCTGGGCATGCGCGAAGGCTTCATCACCGGCAAGCCGCGCAGCCTGATCGAGGCCGAAGCCGCGGCCGCCCTGCAGGCGGCCGGCTTCCAGGTCGACTACGCCGTGGTGCGCAAGCCGGACCTGTCCGAGCCCGCCGACAGCGAGGTTGGCAACCGCGTGGCGCTGATCGCCGCCCGGATCGGCACTACCCGGTTGATCGACAACCTCGAGTTCTGACCCGTCACCTGCCTGAATCGTTGGCAGCGGCCGCGCCCCGGCCCCTGCCGGCGGGGCGGTGGGTGCTAGAATTTCCCTTTCCTTTTACGTCGTCCCGTGCCATGCACCTCTCCCTGCTCAAGACCAAGATCCACCGCGCTACCGTGACCCATTCGGAGCTGAACTACGAAGGTTCCATCGCCATCGATGACAACCTGCTGCTGGCTACCGGCATCCGTGAGTTCGAACAGGTGCATATCTGGGACGTCACCAACGGTGCGCGCTTCTCGACCTATGCCATCCGTGCCGAAGCGGGCAGCGGCGTGGTCTCGCTCAATGGTGGCGCCGCGCGCCACGTGCAGGTCGGCGACATCATCATCATCGCCGCCTTCGCGAGCATGAGCGAAGAAGAAGCTGACAGCTTCCGGCCGAAGTTGGTATATGTGGACGGCAACAACCAGATCTCCCACACCAACGACAGCATTCCGACCCAGGCCGCATGACACAGAACAACGGATTCGACCCGCTTCATTCCCATGCCCAGCGCCTGCGTGGCGCGAGCATCCCCGCACTGATCGCCGCCGAACCGGGCCGCGCACAATCGCTGGGGCTGCGGGTCGGTCCGTTGTATGCCAACTTCGCGCGGCAGAAGTACGACCGCGCGGCGCTGGATGCGCTGCTGCAACTGGCCGCCGAGCGCGATGTCTCCGGCGGTTTCCAGCGCCTGTTCCGCGGTGAAAAGGTCAACGTGACCGAAGGCCGCGCCGCGCTGCATACCGCGCTGCGGGGCGACGCCACCGGCGCCCCGGTCGCGAGCGAAGCGTTCGCCACGGCCGCGCAGGTGCGCGCGCAGATGGGCGAGCTGATCGCCGCGCTGGAAAAGACCGGCGTCACCGATATCGTGAGCGTGGGCATCGGCGGTTCGGACCTCGGTCCGCGTCTCGTTGCCGACGCGCTGCGACCGGTCAGCGGTGCGCGCTTCCGCGTGCATTTCGTCTCCAACGTGGACGGCGCTGCCATGCAGCGCACCCTGGCCACGCTGGACCCGGCGACCACCGCCGGCATCCTGATTTCCAAGACCTTCGGTACCCAGGAGACCCTGCTCAACGGGCAGATCCTGCACGGCTGGCTGGGCGGCAGCGACCGCCTGTACGCAGTCAGCGCCAACCCCGAACGCGCCGCCAAGGCCTTCTCCATTGCCGCCGGCCGCGTGCTGCCGATGTGGGACTGGGTGGGTGGGCGTTACTCGCTGTGGTCGGCGGTCGGCTTCCCGATCGCGCTGGCGATCGGCTTCGACCGGTTCGAGCAGCTGCTGGCCGGTGCGGCCGAGATGGACGCGCATGCGCTCAACGCGCCGCTGGACCAGAACCTGCCGGTGCTGCACGCGCTGACCGACATCTGGAACCGCAACCTGCTGGGCCATGCCACCCACGCAGTAATGACCTACGACCAGCGCCTGGCGCTGCTGCCGGCCTACCTGCAGCAGCTGGTGATGGAAAGCCTGGGCAAGCGTGTGCAGCTGGACGGCAGCCCGGTCGGCAGCGACACCGTGTCGGTGTGGTGGGGCGGGGCGGGCACCGACGTGCAGCACAGCTTCTTCCAGGCGCTGCACCAGGGCACCAGCGTGATTCCGGCCGACTTCATCGGCTGCGTGCACAACGACGACCCGTACACGGTCAACCACCAGGCGCTGATGGCCAACCTGCTGGCGCAGACCGAGGCGCTGGCCAACGGCCAGGGCAGTGACGATCCCCACCGCGAGTATCCGGGCGGGCGGCCGAGCACCCTGATCCTGCTGGATGCGCTGACCCCGCAGTCGCTGGGCGCATTGATCGCGATGTACGAACACGCGGTGTACGTGCAGTCGCTGGTCTGGAACATCAACGCCTTCGACCAGTTCGGCGTGGAGCTGGGCAAGCAGCTGGCCAGCCAGCTGCTGCCGGCGCTGCAGGGTGAGGCGCATGCGATCACCGATCCGGTGACGCTGGAGTTGCTGGGCCGCCTGAAGGCCTGAACGCTCGACACCGCGTGCGGTTGAACGCCTGGATGTTCGACACCGCGTAGTGCCGGCCGCTGGCCGGCTCCTCGCATGACCCAACTCCGCGCAGAGCCGGCCAGCGGCCGGCACTACGTCGGGATTCGGGCAATGCGAGGTTCGAGCAGAGCCCGGGTTATCCCGGACGCTCGGGGCTCGGTCGTTTCGCCAGCTTCCGCTGCAACGAGCGCCGGTGCATGCCCAGCAACCTCGCCGCCGCCGAGACGTTGCCGCCGGTCTCATGCATCGCCTGCTGGATGTGTTCCCACTGCAGGCGGCTGATCGGGGTCATCGCGTCCGGCGGTTCCATCTCGCCGTCGTCGGCCGGGCCGTCGTCTTCCTCGCCCAGTGCGCGCAGGATCATCGGCACCGTGGCCGGCTTGGGCAGGTAGTCGTCCGCGCCCAGCTTGATCGCCTCCACCGCGGTGGCGATGCTGGCATAACCGGTCACCAGCAGGATGCGCATGTCTTCGCGCAGGGCCCGCAACGGCTGGATCAATGCCAGCCCGGATTCCGAACCGAGCTTGAGGTCGATCAGCGCGTAGGCCGGCGGCTGCTGCCGGGCCAGCACCAGCGCCGAAGCGATGTCACTCGCGGTCATGGTTTCCAGGCCCTTGCGGGCCAGGCTGCGCTGCAGCGTGCGCAGGTACAGTTCGTCGTCGTCGACCAGCAGGCCATGGGTGTTCATTCAATGATCTCCGGTGCAGCCAGGGGCAGGCGGAAGCCGACGCGGGTGCCGGCCCCTTGGGCCGGGCGCATCCACAACTCGCCGTCCAGGCGCTCGATGCTGGCATGGGACAGGGCCAGGCCCACGCCCATGCCCTGGGTCTTGCCGCTGTTGAACAGGGTGCCGGGCAGCACCGCGTCGCGCGCGTCGAAGCCGCGACCGTAATCGCGCACTTCGCCGATCAGGTCCGCGCCCTCGATGCGCAGGCTCAGGTCCACCTGCGGGCGCCCGGCCTGTTCGCCGGCGTCGGCGGCGTTGTTGAGCAGCACCATCAGCAGGTGCCCGACGCCCGGGTCCAGAGGCAGCTGCAGCGGCGCGTCGTCATTGCGGTTGAGCGTGATGGTCGGGCGCACCAGGCGCCACTGTTCCAGCACCTGCGGCAGGGTGACCCGGTCGCGCGCGCTGGATTGTCCCGCCGCCGGTCGCGCCAGCGCCAGCACCCGTTCCCGGCACTGCACCAGCAGCTCGCGCAGGGTGTCGACGTCGTCGCGTACTTCGGGGTTGTCGGTCTGGTCGGCGATGTCGTCGGCAAGCAGGGTCATCGTCGCCAGCGGGGTGTTCAGCTCATGCGCGACCGAGGCCGCATGCGTAGCCAGCGCGACGATGCCTTCGTTGCGCGCGAAGCGCTCGCGCAGCAGCGCCACTTCGTGTTCGCGGCGACGCAGCGCCATCGCCAGCCGGGTCGCGAAGGCCAGCACGACCGCAGCCGAGAGCAGGAAGTTGGCGACCACGCCCCACTGGTGCAGGTCCATCGCGCTGAAATAACCGTGCGGCAGCGGCTTGCCGAAGATCCCGCTGACCGCATAGCCGAGCAGGCAGGCCGCCGCCACCGCCAGCGTCCAGCGCACCGGCAGGGCCAGCGCCGCCAGCGCGATCAGGATCAGGAACAGCGACCCGAACGGGTTGGCCACGCCGCCGCTCCAGCCCACCATCCAGGTCAGCACCGCCACGTCCACCAGGATGTGGCAGAACGCGGTCAGCGGCGCGGTGTCGTCGTCCAGCACCCGCAGCTGCGCGTACAGGTTGAACAGGATCAGCACCAGCACGCCCGACCACAGCGGCAGTTGCGGCAGTTCCAGCCCCAGCACCCGGCTGGCCACCAGGATGGTCGCGGCCTGGCCGGCCACGGCCAGCCAGCGCAGGCTGCACAGGGTGCGGAGGAAGGGGGCGTCGGTACCGGTCATCGGCTGCCATCGTATGCGCTTGCGCGCCGGCGTGCCTGCGACAATCGGCCGCGCCCGTCCCGCGGCATTGCGTTAAAATGGGCAATGCACGACGCCGTCAGCCAACCGACCCAACCTTCCGACACCACCGTGTGGGCCCGCCGCCAGACCCAGGCCGTCCGTATCGGCGGCGTGGTCGTGGGCGGGGGCAAGCCCGTGGTGGTGCAGTCGATGACCAACACCGACACCGCCGACGTCGCCTCCAGCGTCAAGCAGGTGGCTGAACTGTGGCGGGCCGGCTCGGAAATGGTCCGGCTGACCGTGAACAATCCCGAATCGGCCGCCGCCATTCCACGCATCGTGGAAAAGCTGCGGATGATGGGGATCGAGGTCCCGCTGATCGGCGACTTTCACTACAACGGCCACCAGCTGCTGACCCAGGAACCGGCCTGTGCCGAAGCCCTGGCCAAGTACCGGATCAACCCCGGCAACGTCGGCTTCGGCAAGAAGAAGGACACCCAGTTCGCGCAGCTGATCGAGTTCGCGATCCGCTACGACAAGCCGGTGCGCATCGGCGCCAACTGGGGCTCGCTGGACCAGTCGCTGGCCGCGCGCCTGATGGACGAGAACAACCACCGCGCCCAGCCCTGGGACGCCGGCCGGGTGCTGCGCGAGGCGCTGATCCGCTCGGCGCTGGACTCGGCGCATACCGCCGTGGAGCTGGGCCTGCCGCGCGACCGCATCGTGCTCTCGGCCAAGGTCAGTGGCGTGCAGGAACTGATCGCGGTGTACCGCGACCTGGCCCAGCGCTCGGACTTCGCCCTGCACCTGGGCCTGACCGAAGCCGGCATCGGCAGCAAGGGCATCGTCGCCTCGTCGGCGGCGCTGGCGGTGCTGCTGCAGGAAGGCATCGGCGACACGATCCGCATTTCGCTGACGCCCGAACCGGGCCAGTCGCGCACCCAGGAGGTGATCGTCGCCCAGGAACTGCTGCAGACCACCGGCCAGCGCGCCTTCACCCCGCTGGTCACGGCCTGCCCGGGCTGCGGCCGCACCACTTCCGAGTTCTTCCAGGAGCTGGCCAAGGTCGTGCAGAACCACGTGCGCGAAAAGATGCCGCTGTGGAAGATCAACCACCCTGGCGCGGAGAACATGACCCTGGCGGTGATGGGCTGCGTGGTAAACGGTCCCGGTGAGTCGCGCCACGCCAACATCGGCATTTCGCTGCCGGGTACCGGCGAAGCGCCCTCGGCCCCGGTGTTCGTGGACGGCGAAAAGTCCGTCACCCTGCGTGGCGAGAACATCGCCCAGGAATTCGTGGAGCTGATCGACGCCTACGTCGAACGCACCTATGTCAGAAACGCCGGATAAGCCCCCGGTCATGGCGGCGCCGGAACCGGCCGCCGGCTTCCGCCACTGGATGGCGCGCAATGCCTGGCGCTTCTTCCTGCTGTTTGCCGGCGTACTGCTGCCGCTGGCCGGTTTCGTCGCGCTGGCCGAAGACGTGCATGAACTGGAAGCCTTCTACTTCGACGCCCCGCTGCTGTGGCGCATGCACGACGTGGCCCGGCCGGGCCTGGACGCCGCCTTCGTGCTGATCTCGAAGATCGGCTACCAGTGGGGCGTGATTCCCGGCGACATCCTGATCGTGCTGGCCCTGCTGCTGTACCGGCGCTGGCGCGAAGCCAGCTTCGCGGCGATCAGCTTCGCCGGCTCGGCGTTGCTCAACATCGGCAGCAAACAGTTCTTCCAGCGCGACCGGCCGACCCTGTGGGAGTCGATCGCCCCGGAAAGCACCTACAGTTTCCCCAGTGGCCACGCCATGGGCTCGATGACCCTGGCCGCCGTGCTGGTCCTGCTGGCCTGGAACACCCGCTGGCGCTGGCCGGCCGTGGTGTTCGGCGTGCTGTTTGCCGGCTCGGTCAGCCTCTCGCGGGTCTACCTGGGCGTGCATTACCCCTCCGACATCCTGGCCGGGTGGTGTGCCGCGCTGGTTTGGGTGGTAGGGTGCTTCCTGGTGATGTTCCGCCGCCGCCATCCCTGGCGCCGCCGGAACTGACACCCGCCCGCAGGGAACGGGCTGCAAGCGGCAACGGTTTCCGCGGACTTCGATAGGCCCGGTATACCGATAAGGCCCGCCTTGAAAGACGGCGTCTTGGGTAATGCACTTCGTATGTGATGTGGGCATCAGAACGCGCTGATGGGGATCGAACTTCCTTGTTATCGCAGGACCCCGGGGCTAGGCTTGCCCCGGATTGCAGCGTTTGGAACAGGGTGGGTGGGATGACGATTCGAGTGTATCTGGTGGACGACCACGCGCTGGTGCGTACCGGCATGAAGATGATCCTGTCGAACGAGACAGACATCGAAGTAGTGGGTGAGGCCGAATCCGGCGAAGACGCCCTCCCGGAGATCCGCAAGCTGCGCCCCGACGTGGTGCTGTGCGACCTGCACCTGCCCGGCGTGAGCGGCATGGAAGTGACCGAACGCGTGATCCGTGGCGACCACGGCACCCGCGTGGTGATCGTCTCGGTGCTCGAAGACGGCCCCATGCCCAAGCGCCTGCTCGAAGCCGGCGCCTCCGGTTACATCGGCAAGGCCTGCGACGCCCAGGAACTGCTGCGCGCCGTGCGCGACGCCGCCCTCGGCCGCCGCTACCTGGGCAGCAGCATTGCCCAGAACCTGGCCCTGTCCAACGTCGAAGGCAGCCAGTCCCCGTTCGACAGCCTCTCCCCGCGCGAACTCGAAGTCGCCCTGCTGCTGACCCAGGGCCTGCGCCAGGAAGACATCGCCAAGCGGTTGAGCCTGAGCGCCAAGACCGTCAACACCCACAAGGCCCGCCTGTTCGAGAAGATGGGCATCCACGACAACATCGCGCTCGCACGCATGGCCAGCCAATATGGGCTGGTGGATCCAGCGCGGCCGATGTAATCGTTGCGGCACCGCGAAAAAAAGCCCGGACATGTCCGGGCTTTTTTTACGCCGGTAGAGCCACGCGCTGCGTGGCTGCGCGGTAATGGGTCGTCAATGCGACCGAACGCGCGCGACAATCTTCGCCGCCTGCGCCGCGCTTTCGCGCACCTTGTCCCATTCGCCGTTTTCGATCCAGTTGTTCGGCACCATCCACGACCCGCCGATGCAGACCACGTTCTTCTGCTCCAGGTACTCCGCCGCCGTGGTTTCCGTGATGCCGCCGGTCGGGCACAGCTTCAGGTCCGGAATCGGACCGGCCAGGCCCTTGATCATCGCCAGCCCGCCCACCGCCGACGCCGGGAACAGCTTGCACACCCGGAACCCGCGCGCATACAGCGCCAGCATCTCCGTCGGCGTCCCCGCACCCGGCACCACCGGCAGCGCCGCCGCCGCCAGCGCATCGGCCATGTGCGCCGGCGTACCCGGCGTCACCAGGAAATCCGCGCCCGCATCAATGGCCTGCTGCATCTGCTCCACGGTCAGCACCGTGCCCGCACCCACCACCACATCCGGCAGCTCGCGCTTGAGCATCGCCAGCGCTTCCATCGCCACCGGGGTGCGCAAAGTAAGCTCGATGGCCGGCAGGCCGCCTTCGAGCAGGGCAGCGCTGACCGCGCGGGCCTGGTCGAGGGTGTGGACGGTAACGACCGGCAGGATGCCAGCGGCAAGCAGCAGGGATTCAGCGCGTTTCTGGTGTTCAGCGATAGACATGAGAGAACCTTTGTAAGTCGCGGATCGAGTTTTGCGAGGAGCCGGCCGGCGGCCGGCACTACGCGTTCAATGATTTCGTCGGGGGCAACGAGGCGCCGCAATGTGTGGTGAGGCAGCGCCGGGGGTCCCCGGAGGGACGCTAGAAAACATGGATGTTTTCTAGCAGCCCCCATGGATGGGTTCACGGCGTGTCCCGGAGGGGACCCCCGGCGATGCCTCACATCAGGAGACACCCACCGCCGCCGTTGGCGCAGACCCGTCAGGCATCTTTGGCTTCATGCGGCGCAAGCGCTGCAGCAGCGTCATGCCCCAGCTCGTACTCCGCGTCGTAATTCCAGACATCGCCTTCGTCGGTCGCCGGCCCGCACGAAATCGAAATCGCGCCCTGGTCCGCCGGACCCACCAGACGGCGGTTCATCGCGAACAGATTGCGGCCCAGATCGTGCGCCGCCGGCGCCGTGTTCGGCGCCAGCTCGCGTGCTGCCCACTCCGCCGCATCCACCAGCACTTCCAACGTGCCCGCTTCACCATCCAGACGGATCATGTCGCCTTCCCGCATGCGTGCCAGCGGACCGCCACGCGACGCCTCCGGCGTCATGTGGATCGCCGCCGGGAACTTGCCCGACGCACCCGACAGACGACCATCCGTCACCAGCGCCACCCGGCGCCCCTGGTTCTGCAGCAGCCCCAGCAGCGGCGCCAGCGAATGCAGCTCCGGCATCCCGTTCGCACGCGGACCCTGGTAACGCACCACCGCCACGAAATCCTGCGGCAGCAGGCCCGCCGCGTGCAGCTTGTTCAGCACCTGCGGCGCATCCACCACCACCGCCGGCGCCTCGATCGTCCGGTACTGCGGCTTCACCGCCGACAACTTGATCAGCGAACGGCCCAGGTTGCCGCGCAGCAGCCGCAGCCCGCCCTGTGCCTCGAACGGCTCCGCCACCCCGCGCACCACCTCACGGTCCGCACTTTCCACGATCCCGTCGATCCAGGTCAGCCCGCCTTCGCGCAGCGCCGGATCCTGCGTGTACTGCCGCATCCCGCCCTCGGCCACCGTCACCAGATCCGCATGCATCAGCCCCGCATCCATCAGCTCCCGGAACACGAACGCCGTCCCGCCCGCCGCCGCGAAACGGTTCACGTCCGCCTCCCCGTTCGGGTACACCCGCGCCAGCAGCGGCACCAGCTGCGACAGCTGATCCATGTCGTCCCACGTCAGCACGATGCCCGCCGCCCGCGCCACCGCGATCCAGTGGATCGTGTGGTTGGTCGAACCGCCCGTCGCCATCAGCGTCACCACCGCATTGACGATCGCCCGCTCGTCGATCAACCGCCCCAGCGGACGGAAATCATCGCCCAGCGCACTGATCTCCAATGCCCGTGCCGCCGCATGCCGCGTCAGCGCATCGCGCAGCGGCGTCTCCGGATTCACGAACGACGCGCCCGGCAACTGCACCCCCATCGCCTCCAGCAGCGTCTGGTTCGAATTGGCCGTCCCGTAGAACGTGCACGTACCCACGCCGTGATACGACGCCGACTCCGCCTCCAGCAGCTCCTCGCGCGTTGCCTGGCCCGCCGCGTAACGCTCGCGCACCTCCGCCTTCTGCTTGTTCGGAATGCCCGGCGTCATCGGACCGGCCGGCAGGAAGATCGCCGGCAGATGGCCGAACGCCAGCGCCCCGATCAACAGCCCCGGCACGATCTTGTCGCACACGCCCAGGTAGACCGTGCTGTCGAACATGTCATGGCTCAGCCCGATCGCCGTCGACTGCGCGATCACATCGCGCGAGAACAGCGACAGCTCCATCCCGCCACGGCCCTGCGTCACACCGTCGCACATCGCCGGCACGCCACCGGCCACCTGCGCCGTCGCACCCAGCGAACGCGCCGTCTCGCGCAGGATTTCCGGGTAATGCTCGAACGGCTGGTGCGCCGACAGCATGTCGTTGTACGCCGTGATGATGCCCAGGTTCGGCGTCACGCCGCCGCGCAGGCGGCTCTTGTCGGTCGGCCCGCACGCAGCGAAACCGTGCGCCAGGTTGCCGCAGCTCAGGCGAGAACGGAACGGACCGTCGCGCAGCGCAGCGTCGATACCGGCCAGGTACGCCGCGCGCGACGCAGCGCTGCGCTTGACGATCCGCTCGGTGATGGCATGGAGGGTGGGGTGCAGGCTCATTGGCTACTACCGGCTATGAGAAGACGAAAAGAAATACGTGGCATGCGTTCAGTCGCACCAATGGATGCGCAGCTTCGGGCCGTCGATGTCGATCGCGTTGAGGATGGGATACAGCTGTGCGTTGTTGCTTTCCAGCGCCTGTTTCAGCACTTCCAGCTTCTGCTTGCCGCGCAGCAGCAGCAGGCGCTGGCGGCAGGTGCGCAGACCGCGCGGGGTCAGCGTGATGCGCAGCGGCCACTGGTTCGCGCCCGGGCACCCGGTCGCATCCAGCGCCGCGTAGGGCAGGGTGCTTTCGAGCGCTTTTGCCAGATCGCGCGAACCCGGGAACAGCGACGCCGTGTGCCCGTCGTTGCCCATGCCCAATACCGCGACGCTGGGCGCCTGGTTGTGCTGGGCCTGCAGGTTGGCCGCGTACACGCACTCCGGCAAGGGCTTGCCGACCCGCACCAGCGGATCGAAGTGTGCACCTTCGGCGCGCTTGAGCAGGTTCTCCCGCACCAGCCACGCATTGCTGTCGCTGTCCTGCGGCGACAGCCAGCGCTCATCGACCAGGCTGACTTCGACCCGGTCCCACTGCACATCCAGCTCGGCCAGCGCCTGGTACACCGGCGCAGGCGTCGAACCGCCGGACAACAGCATGCGCGCGCGGCCGGTCTCGGCGATGTCGTGGTTGAGGATCTGCGCCATTTCCGCAGCGACTACCTCGATCCACGCGTCGGCTTCGCCATGCCGGACGAAGGTGAAACGATTGGAATTTTCCAGCGAATTCATGCGGCGCCTCCTGGCAGGTCACGTTCGAGATCGGCGGCATAACCGGCCGCGCCGAGCAGCCCGGCATGCGGGTGCATCACTGCCAGCGACGGCACCCGCGCCATGATCGAAGAGAACCGGCCCTTGTGTTCGAAGCGCTGCCGGAACCCGGAATGCTGCAGCGAATCGAGCATCTTCGGCACCAGCCCGCCGGTCAGGAATACGCCGTCCCAGGCGCCCTGGATCAGCACCAGGTCGCCGGCGATCGCACCGAACACCGCGCAGAACACATCCACCGTGCGCATCGCCTGCGGGTCGCCGTGCAGCGCACGCGCAGTGACGTCCACCGGCTGCAGCTGGCCCGGATCCACATCGGCCATCTCGCACACCGCGCGATGGATGTTGACCAGGCCCGGGCCGCAGATCAGGCGCTCATTGGAGACCCGCCCGAACTGTTCGGACAGGATCTCCAGGATCCGGATTTCCTCCGGCGTACCCGGTGGGAAGCTGACATGGCCGCCCTCGGTTTCCAGCGGGTAGCAGCGGCCGTGGCGCAGGATCAGCCCGCCCACGCCCAGCCCGGTACCCGGTCCGATCACCGCATAGTTGCGCGGCTGGCCGGGCTTGCCCGGTACCCACGCCGCGCCGCCGACCTGGACCACGTCCTGCGGCTGCAGCAGCGAGATCGCCATTGCCTGCGCGGCGAAGTCATTGATCAGGTGCAGCTCGTTGAAGCCCAGCATGTGCGCGGTGCGCATCCGCGAGATCACCCACGGATGATTGGTGATGCGCGCTTCATCGCCATCGACGCGGCCGGCCACGGCGAACACGCCGCGCTGCGCTTCCGCACCGATCTGCTCCAGGTAATGCCGCGCGGCGTCGCCCAGCGACGGGAAATCGGCGACCACGAATTCGCGGATGCTGTCGTTGATCAGCGGTGCGGCCAGGCTGGTATCTGCCAGCGCGAAGCGGGCGTTGGTACCGCCGATGTCGGCGACCAGCGCCGGTTGGGTCGACACCGTCATGCCGGTTCCTTGCGGGCGGCGTCGGCGTTCACGTCGGCAGGCAGGAAGCCGAAGGCCTGTTCCGGGCCCCACTCACCGGCCGGATACGGCTGCAGCGGCAGGTCCGCCGCCTTCCACGCATCGCTGACGCTGTCGATCCAGGCCCAGGCGGCGCGCACTTCGTCGTCGCGCACGAACAGCGCATGGTTGCCGTTGAACGCGTCCAGGAACAGGCGCTCGTAGGCGATGCGGCGGTGCAGGCCGGTCGGCACCGACAGTTCCAGTTCCAGCGGGTGCAGTTCCAGCGCGCCCCATTCCGGGCCGGCCAGGCTGCTCATCAGGCCCAGCTCGATGTTTTCCTGCGGCTGCAGCTGGAAGGTGATGCGGTTGGGCGTGGCATTGCCACGGTCCGGGCGCTCGAACAGCCAGTGCGTGACCGGCTTGAGCGTGACCACCACGCGGCTGGTGCGTTCGGCCAGGCGCTTGCCGGTGACCAGATGGAACGGCACGCCGGACCAGCGCCAGTTGTCGATGTGCGCGGTGACACCGACGAAGGTTTCCACGTCGCTGCCTTCCGGCGGCTGGTAGGCCTGCGCCGGCTGGCCATTGATGGTGCCGGCGGTGTAGCGGCCGCGCACGCTGTCGCGCGCGGCGTGCTTTGCATCCAGCGGGCGCAGAGCGCGCAGCACCTTGACCTTCTCGTCGCGGATGCGGTCGGCTTCCAGCGACGCCGGCGGCTCCATCGCCACCAGGCACAGCAGCTGCAGGATGTGGCTCTGGACCATGTCGCGCAGCGCGCCCGAGCGTGCGTAGTAGGCATCGCGGCCATCCACGCCTTCGCTCTCGGCGACCAGGATGTGCACCGACTCGATGTAGTTGCGGTTCCACACTGCCTCGAGCAGCGTGTTGCCGAAGCGCAGCGCGATCAG
This portion of the Stenotrophomonas aracearum genome encodes:
- the ispG gene encoding flavodoxin-dependent (E)-4-hydroxy-3-methylbut-2-enyl-diphosphate synthase — encoded protein: MHDAVSQPTQPSDTTVWARRQTQAVRIGGVVVGGGKPVVVQSMTNTDTADVASSVKQVAELWRAGSEMVRLTVNNPESAAAIPRIVEKLRMMGIEVPLIGDFHYNGHQLLTQEPACAEALAKYRINPGNVGFGKKKDTQFAQLIEFAIRYDKPVRIGANWGSLDQSLAARLMDENNHRAQPWDAGRVLREALIRSALDSAHTAVELGLPRDRIVLSAKVSGVQELIAVYRDLAQRSDFALHLGLTEAGIGSKGIVASSAALAVLLQEGIGDTIRISLTPEPGQSRTQEVIVAQELLQTTGQRAFTPLVTACPGCGRTTSEFFQELAKVVQNHVREKMPLWKINHPGAENMTLAVMGCVVNGPGESRHANIGISLPGTGEAPSAPVFVDGEKSVTLRGENIAQEFVELIDAYVERTYVRNAG
- a CDS encoding response regulator transcription factor; amino-acid sequence: MNTHGLLVDDDELYLRTLQRSLARKGLETMTASDIASALVLARQQPPAYALIDLKLGSESGLALIQPLRALREDMRILLVTGYASIATAVEAIKLGADDYLPKPATVPMILRALGEEDDGPADDGEMEPPDAMTPISRLQWEHIQQAMHETGGNVSAAARLLGMHRRSLQRKLAKRPSPERPG
- a CDS encoding phosphatase PAP2 family protein, whose amino-acid sequence is MSETPDKPPVMAAPEPAAGFRHWMARNAWRFFLLFAGVLLPLAGFVALAEDVHELEAFYFDAPLLWRMHDVARPGLDAAFVLISKIGYQWGVIPGDILIVLALLLYRRWREASFAAISFAGSALLNIGSKQFFQRDRPTLWESIAPESTYSFPSGHAMGSMTLAAVLVLLAWNTRWRWPAVVFGVLFAGSVSLSRVYLGVHYPSDILAGWCAALVWVVGCFLVMFRRRHPWRRRN
- the panD gene encoding aspartate 1-decarboxylase, producing MHLSLLKTKIHRATVTHSELNYEGSIAIDDNLLLATGIREFEQVHIWDVTNGARFSTYAIRAEAGSGVVSLNGGAARHVQVGDIIIIAAFASMSEEEADSFRPKLVYVDGNNQISHTNDSIPTQAA
- the panC gene encoding pantoate--beta-alanine ligase produces the protein MIDTVTDLSRLRTVVNGWKREGLRVALVPTMGNLHAGHYSLVTLARQYADRVVSSVFVNPTQFGPNEDFTRYPRTPEADTTGLEQAGCEVLWLPTVESMYPFGVELAASVNVPGISSLLEGAHRPGHFDGVCTVVSRLFNQVQPDVAAFGKKDYQQLAVIRQMVEDLAFPIQIVGGDIVRETDGLAMSSRNQYLNAEQRPVSTTIHQVLLGMREGFITGKPRSLIEAEAAAALQAAGFQVDYAVVRKPDLSEPADSEVGNRVALIAARIGTTRLIDNLEF
- a CDS encoding ATP-binding protein, which gives rise to MTGTDAPFLRTLCSLRWLAVAGQAATILVASRVLGLELPQLPLWSGVLVLILFNLYAQLRVLDDDTAPLTAFCHILVDVAVLTWMVGWSGGVANPFGSLFLILIALAALALPVRWTLAVAAACLLGYAVSGIFGKPLPHGYFSAMDLHQWGVVANFLLSAAVVLAFATRLAMALRRREHEVALLRERFARNEGIVALATHAASVAHELNTPLATMTLLADDIADQTDNPEVRDDVDTLRELLVQCRERVLALARPAAGQSSARDRVTLPQVLEQWRLVRPTITLNRNDDAPLQLPLDPGVGHLLMVLLNNAADAGEQAGRPQVDLSLRIEGADLIGEVRDYGRGFDARDAVLPGTLFNSGKTQGMGVGLALSHASIERLDGELWMRPAQGAGTRVGFRLPLAAPEIIE
- the pgi gene encoding glucose-6-phosphate isomerase, whose product is MTQNNGFDPLHSHAQRLRGASIPALIAAEPGRAQSLGLRVGPLYANFARQKYDRAALDALLQLAAERDVSGGFQRLFRGEKVNVTEGRAALHTALRGDATGAPVASEAFATAAQVRAQMGELIAALEKTGVTDIVSVGIGGSDLGPRLVADALRPVSGARFRVHFVSNVDGAAMQRTLATLDPATTAGILISKTFGTQETLLNGQILHGWLGGSDRLYAVSANPERAAKAFSIAAGRVLPMWDWVGGRYSLWSAVGFPIALAIGFDRFEQLLAGAAEMDAHALNAPLDQNLPVLHALTDIWNRNLLGHATHAVMTYDQRLALLPAYLQQLVMESLGKRVQLDGSPVGSDTVSVWWGGAGTDVQHSFFQALHQGTSVIPADFIGCVHNDDPYTVNHQALMANLLAQTEALANGQGSDDPHREYPGGRPSTLILLDALTPQSLGALIAMYEHAVYVQSLVWNINAFDQFGVELGKQLASQLLPALQGEAHAITDPVTLELLGRLKA
- a CDS encoding response regulator, which gives rise to MTIRVYLVDDHALVRTGMKMILSNETDIEVVGEAESGEDALPEIRKLRPDVVLCDLHLPGVSGMEVTERVIRGDHGTRVVIVSVLEDGPMPKRLLEAGASGYIGKACDAQELLRAVRDAALGRRYLGSSIAQNLALSNVEGSQSPFDSLSPRELEVALLLTQGLRQEDIAKRLSLSAKTVNTHKARLFEKMGIHDNIALARMASQYGLVDPARPM